The following are encoded together in the Pleurocapsa sp. FMAR1 genome:
- a CDS encoding pentapeptide repeat-containing protein produces the protein MTAEELLRRYAAGERDFTKVDLSGTDLIDAQLTGIKLRDAKLICADLSGANLRDASLSGADLSGADLSGANLRDANLMNAILRNVDLVKAILIGVDSYATDFSKANLTEAICIGAILRGARFRDANLTKANFKCAVMEWAILERANLERANLFEVNFTEAKLMGANLYAARVDRTNFTEANLTGIRFFDFLSDVRFVMFKDTIMPDGTLQKGLKFWGD, from the coding sequence ATGACTGCTGAAGAATTGCTCAGGAGATATGCTGCTGGCGAAAGAGATTTTACCAAAGTTGATTTGAGTGGGACTGACTTGATCGATGCTCAACTGACTGGAATCAAATTGCGGGATGCTAAGTTGATCTGCGCTGATTTGAGTGGGGCTAATTTGCGAGATGCCAGTTTGAGTGGGGCTGACTTGAGCGGAGCTGATTTGAGTGGGGCTAATTTGCGAGATGCCAACTTGATGAACGCCATTTTGAGAAATGTCGATCTTGTTAAAGCTATCTTGATTGGTGTTGATAGCTACGCTACTGACTTCAGTAAAGCTAATCTCACTGAAGCTATTTGTATTGGTGCTATTTTGAGAGGTGCTAGATTTAGAGATGCCAATCTCACCAAAGCCAATTTCAAATGTGCTGTCATGGAGTGGGCTATTTTGGAAAGAGCCAATTTGGAGAGAGCCAATCTCTTTGAGGTCAACTTTACTGAGGCTAAGTTGATGGGGGCTAACCTTTATGCGGCTAGAGTTGATCGGACTAATTTTACTGAAGCCAATCTTACTGGTATCAGATTTTTCGACTTTTTGAGTGATGTTCGTTTTGTTATGTTTAAAGACACTATCATGCCCGATGGAACTCTTCAAAAAGGTTTGAAATTCTGGGGAGATTGA
- a CDS encoding homoserine dehydrogenase, producing the protein MAFKIGLLGYGTVGTGTAEIILDPAGRNNLLREIEIAKVGVRSLDKPRSPELPAGVLTTDLEAIVSDPEIDIIVELLGGLEPSRSLILQAIANGKHIVTANKAVIARHGAEIYTAANKAGVYVLLEAAVGGGIPVIKPLKQSLGVNRIQTVTGIINGTTNYILTQMTQEEADFADVLAEAQKLGYAEADPTADVDGYDAADKIAILAAIAFGGRIKREDIPCEGIRQINATDISYADDLGFVIKLLAIAKASQDNDSLQVRVNPTLVPKDHPLANVNDVYNAILVEGEPLGQVMFFGPGAGKGATASAVVSDIVNIVSILQTNGTNQKLDPLLRCSHEDFKDLTPIADIETRFYARFLCEDVSGVIGHLGTSFGNHNVSLESVVQIGFRDALAEIVVVTHNVQEGNFRQALEEIKNLEAINSIPSILRVL; encoded by the coding sequence GTGGCTTTCAAAATTGGTTTATTAGGATACGGTACTGTAGGTACAGGCACAGCAGAAATTATTCTCGATCCAGCGGGAAGAAATAATTTGCTGAGGGAAATAGAAATAGCGAAGGTTGGGGTAAGATCCCTTGATAAACCACGATCGCCTGAGCTACCAGCAGGAGTTTTGACGACGGATTTAGAAGCTATTGTCAGCGATCCTGAAATTGATATTATAGTTGAACTTTTAGGCGGATTAGAACCCTCGCGATCGCTAATTCTCCAAGCCATAGCCAACGGTAAACATATTGTTACAGCTAATAAAGCCGTAATTGCTCGTCATGGCGCAGAAATATATACCGCAGCTAACAAGGCTGGAGTGTATGTTCTGTTAGAAGCAGCCGTAGGTGGAGGAATACCAGTAATAAAACCCCTGAAGCAGTCTTTGGGAGTCAACCGCATCCAGACTGTAACAGGAATTATTAACGGTACAACCAACTACATCTTGACCCAGATGACTCAAGAGGAAGCAGATTTTGCCGATGTCCTAGCTGAAGCACAAAAACTAGGCTACGCAGAAGCCGATCCCACTGCGGACGTAGATGGTTACGATGCTGCGGATAAAATTGCTATTCTGGCTGCGATCGCTTTTGGAGGCAGAATTAAACGGGAAGATATTCCCTGTGAAGGTATTCGTCAGATAAACGCTACAGATATTAGCTACGCTGACGATTTAGGCTTTGTAATCAAGCTACTGGCGATCGCTAAAGCAAGTCAAGATAACGATTCTCTACAGGTTAGGGTTAATCCTACTTTAGTACCCAAAGATCATCCTCTAGCCAACGTCAACGATGTTTATAACGCTATTCTGGTAGAAGGTGAACCTCTGGGACAAGTAATGTTTTTTGGTCCTGGGGCGGGCAAAGGAGCGACTGCTAGCGCGGTAGTATCGGATATTGTTAATATTGTTAGCATTTTGCAAACTAACGGTACTAATCAGAAACTAGATCCTTTGTTGCGTTGTTCCCACGAAGATTTTAAAGATCTTACTCCTATTGCAGACATTGAAACTCGTTTTTATGCCCGTTTTCTCTGCGAAGATGTTTCTGGAGTGATCGGTCATTTAGGTACTAGCTTTGGCAATCATAATGTCAGTCTAGAATCAGTAGTGCAGATTGGCTTCCGTGACGCTTTAGCAGAAATCGTCGTTGTTACTCATAATGTTCAAGAAGGCAACTTTCGTCAGGCATTAGAAGAAATTAAAAATTTAGAAGCGATTAACAGCATTCCTAGCATTCTTAGAGTATTGTAA
- a CDS encoding NAD(P)/FAD-dependent oxidoreductase, giving the protein MLQKGDRQNKSNATCIVIGGGISGLITATVLQRQGIEVTVLDKGRGIGGRLATRRIKYSESIVGVFDYGTQYFNVEQPEFQIWVDDWLQQGVIKKWCEGFGEADGKPRYCGVNGTRGIAKYLAQDLDVHVNTKVVKVSYDKHWLVETENKHYQADMLLMSVPVPQALELLDASLIVLPLEIRFSLESISYHRCITVLALLEKPSNIPAPGGITLEDDYLVWLADNYQKGISPHGYAVTLHATSSFSDDYWNSDDAEIAYKLLSAAADYLDSAVITYQIHRWRYSLPKTFYFEPCLALLELPLVFAGDGFVAPKIEGAVLSGMAAGKLISQRFGLKS; this is encoded by the coding sequence ATGTTACAAAAAGGCGATCGGCAAAATAAAAGCAATGCAACCTGTATCGTTATTGGTGGTGGAATTTCAGGATTAATTACCGCTACAGTTTTGCAGCGTCAGGGAATTGAAGTAACGGTATTAGATAAAGGCAGAGGAATTGGTGGACGATTAGCAACTCGGCGAATTAAGTACTCAGAATCTATAGTTGGAGTATTTGATTATGGTACGCAGTATTTCAACGTTGAGCAGCCAGAGTTTCAAATTTGGGTAGATGATTGGTTACAGCAGGGAGTAATTAAAAAATGGTGTGAGGGGTTTGGTGAGGCAGACGGGAAACCACGCTATTGTGGTGTAAATGGCACTCGTGGCATTGCTAAATATTTAGCACAGGATTTAGATGTTCATGTGAATACGAAGGTAGTAAAGGTTAGTTATGATAAGCATTGGCTTGTGGAAACAGAAAATAAGCATTATCAGGCAGATATGTTGCTGATGAGTGTTCCTGTACCCCAAGCTCTAGAGTTATTAGATGCTTCTCTGATAGTTCTACCATTAGAAATTAGATTCTCTTTAGAAAGTATTAGTTATCATCGCTGTATTACTGTTTTAGCTCTGCTAGAAAAACCCAGCAATATACCCGCACCAGGGGGTATAACTTTAGAAGATGATTATTTAGTTTGGTTGGCTGATAATTATCAAAAAGGCATTTCTCCCCATGGTTATGCCGTGACGCTCCATGCTACCTCTAGTTTCAGTGATGACTATTGGAATAGTGACGATGCTGAAATTGCCTATAAATTGCTCAGCGCAGCAGCAGATTACTTGGATTCAGCTGTAATCACATATCAGATACATCGTTGGCGTTACAGCTTACCCAAGACTTTTTATTTTGAACCTTGCTTGGCTTTATTAGAATTACCTTTGGTATTTGCAGGAGATGGCTTCGTTGCGCCCAAAATAGAAGGTGCAGTCTTGTCAGGTATGGCAGCGGGGAAGTTAATTAGTCAACGGTTTGGCTTAAAGAGCTAG
- a CDS encoding cytochrome P450 translates to MKLIPRLKQSSIQQKFQWVAKPDKYMDSAVKQAPDMFIADIAGEDGYVFVNHPEAMRQIVTSDRHKFFASSKNNDLLRPLVGDNSLILIEGDRHKQRRKLLLPPFHGERMQTYSKLICDLTHNIISQLEPNQPFIARQVTQEISLQVILEAVYGLQDNQRSAELKQRIAKLANIFESTLTSAFLFFPWLQQDLGAWSPWGNFVRQQKAIDEAIYQELATRRTQDNSQRQDILSLMMSAKDEAGEGLKDIELRDELMTLMLAGHETTATAIAWALYWVHRHPEIKTKLEAEIASLGADPAPMEIAKLPYLDAVCKETLRIYPVAMLTFPRVVQEPTELMDYKLETGQVLMGCIYLLHQREDVYPEPLKFKPERFLEREFDPYEFFPFGGGKRRCIGEALAKLEMKLVVATIIAQYDLELIDSKPEVPVRRGVTLAPKTGVRMMFKGKR, encoded by the coding sequence ATGAAATTAATTCCCAGGCTGAAACAATCATCTATTCAACAAAAATTTCAATGGGTTGCCAAACCAGATAAATATATGGACTCGGCAGTTAAACAAGCTCCTGATATGTTTATTGCAGATATTGCTGGCGAGGATGGCTATGTGTTTGTAAATCATCCTGAAGCGATGCGCCAGATAGTAACGAGCGATCGCCATAAGTTTTTTGCTTCGAGTAAGAATAACGATCTTTTAAGACCTTTAGTGGGAGATAATTCGCTAATTTTGATTGAAGGCGATCGCCACAAACAACGCCGTAAGTTACTTTTGCCACCCTTTCACGGCGAAAGAATGCAAACTTATAGCAAGTTAATTTGCGATCTTACCCATAATATAATTAGTCAGCTTGAACCCAATCAGCCTTTTATTGCTCGACAGGTAACTCAAGAAATATCTTTACAGGTAATCTTAGAGGCAGTTTATGGCTTACAGGACAATCAAAGATCGGCTGAATTAAAGCAGCGTATTGCTAAACTGGCAAACATATTTGAATCAACTCTTACTTCAGCTTTCTTATTTTTTCCCTGGTTACAGCAAGACTTGGGTGCATGGAGTCCCTGGGGAAACTTTGTCCGTCAACAAAAAGCCATTGATGAAGCGATTTATCAAGAACTTGCTACTAGAAGAACTCAGGATAATAGTCAACGTCAAGATATTCTATCTCTAATGATGTCGGCAAAAGATGAAGCAGGAGAAGGTCTAAAAGATATTGAATTGCGAGATGAACTAATGACCTTAATGCTGGCGGGACATGAAACAACAGCTACGGCGATCGCTTGGGCATTATATTGGGTTCATCGTCATCCAGAAATCAAGACAAAATTAGAGGCAGAAATAGCTAGTTTAGGTGCAGATCCCGCTCCTATGGAAATTGCTAAACTGCCCTATCTAGATGCTGTCTGTAAAGAAACTCTGCGAATTTACCCTGTGGCTATGCTTACTTTTCCCAGAGTGGTACAAGAACCCACAGAACTAATGGACTACAAGTTAGAAACTGGGCAAGTATTGATGGGCTGTATTTATCTTCTTCATCAACGAGAAGACGTATATCCTGAACCTCTTAAATTTAAGCCAGAACGCTTTTTGGAGCGGGAATTTGACCCTTATGAGTTCTTTCCTTTTGGTGGTGGCAAGCGTCGCTGCATTGGTGAAGCTTTAGCAAAACTAGAAATGAAGCTAGTTGTAGCTACAATTATTGCTCAATACGACCTAGAGCTAATTGACAGTAAGCCAGAAGTACCTGTCCGCAGAGGCGTTACTCTCGCACCCAAAACAGGGGTCAGAATGATGTTTAAAGGAAAGCGATAA
- a CDS encoding ribbon-helix-helix domain-containing protein: protein MSESEVMTIQLKPEQEKFIQAQVTNGKYNSSEEAVDKMFQVFERLQLEYDEWVKETRDKIEAGIESLEKGEGVDGKVVLSRLQDKLHESRKNRL, encoded by the coding sequence TTGAGTGAAAGTGAAGTGATGACAATTCAATTAAAACCAGAACAAGAAAAATTTATTCAAGCGCAAGTAACTAATGGAAAATACAATTCTTCAGAAGAAGCAGTTGATAAAATGTTTCAGGTTTTTGAAAGATTGCAGCTTGAATATGATGAATGGGTGAAAGAAACCCGTGACAAAATAGAAGCAGGTATTGAATCATTGGAAAAAGGTGAAGGCGTTGATGGAAAAGTGGTTCTTTCTAGGCTACAAGATAAGTTACATGAGAGCCGAAAAAATCGATTGTGA
- a CDS encoding type II toxin-antitoxin system RelE/ParE family toxin: MSQLAIKGLEEIIDYFSEHNIEAGEKFLSEFEKKCKYLVDFPSIGRGYDDIKPSLRGLPLASYIIFYRSINDGIEIVRVISGYRDLESLFLED; encoded by the coding sequence ATTTCTCAACTGGCAATAAAAGGTTTAGAAGAAATTATTGATTATTTTTCTGAGCATAATATTGAAGCTGGAGAAAAATTTCTTAGCGAATTTGAAAAGAAATGTAAGTATTTAGTTGATTTTCCTAGCATTGGGCGTGGTTATGACGATATCAAACCATCTCTACGAGGTTTACCATTGGCTAGCTACATAATTTTTTATCGTTCTATCAATGATGGAATTGAAATCGTTAGAGTGATTAGTGGATATAGAGATTTAGAATCTCTATTTTTAGAAGACTAA
- a CDS encoding ABC transporter ATP-binding protein, with product MSEPVLDVRHLQVQFTTETKPVVAVENLSFQLRKGEKLGIVGESGSGKSVTSLAIMGLVPTPGQITAGEVYFTPEGKSKVDLLRINEAERRSYRGGEIAMIFQEPMSALNPVYNIGFQLTEAILLHQKVSSAEARRKAIALLQEVQLLPADEVFKHQYLTENPGAALGERELASHINQRKQEILKRYPHELSGGQLQRVTIAMAISCNPSVLIADEPTTALDVTVQATILDLLRDLCQERGMALIFITHDLGVIAELVDSVAVMYRGKVVESGDIKTVFTNPSHPYTRGLLACRPSLKRQLKILPTVADFMNEATTESGEIEISEKQTDLDHKLSEVVTEAEQQERLDKLLQQQPIMTVKQLRVGFPQKGMFGTTKKYMMAVNDVSFEVYPGETLGLVGESGCGKSTLARTLLRLIQPMQGDVIFDGDNITNLSLRSQKLRSLRRQMQIVFQNPYNSLNPRINIGKAIAEPLVVHKIKCDRQKKVAELLERVGLNPNMRNRYPHEFSGGQRQRVCIARALALEPQFIICDESVSALDVSVQAQVLNLLKKLQAEMGLTYIFISHDLSVVKFMSDRIIVMNQGKIEEIDTAEEIYRHPKTDYTRKLIESIPTGNIAS from the coding sequence ATGTCTGAACCTGTTCTTGATGTTCGTCATCTCCAAGTCCAATTTACCACTGAGACTAAACCTGTTGTGGCAGTTGAGAATCTAAGTTTTCAACTGCGAAAAGGAGAAAAATTGGGCATTGTCGGGGAATCAGGTTCAGGGAAATCGGTTACATCTTTGGCAATTATGGGCTTAGTTCCCACTCCTGGACAAATTACGGCAGGAGAGGTTTATTTTACCCCTGAAGGTAAATCTAAAGTTGACTTGTTGCGGATAAATGAAGCAGAGCGCAGAAGCTATCGTGGCGGGGAAATTGCCATGATTTTTCAAGAGCCAATGAGCGCGCTCAATCCTGTATACAATATTGGTTTTCAGCTTACAGAGGCAATTTTACTACATCAAAAGGTATCATCTGCTGAAGCGAGAAGAAAAGCGATCGCACTATTACAAGAGGTTCAGCTTTTACCTGCCGATGAAGTCTTCAAACACCAGTATCTCACAGAAAATCCTGGTGCAGCTTTAGGAGAAAGGGAATTAGCCAGTCACATCAACCAGCGTAAGCAGGAAATTCTCAAACGTTATCCCCACGAGCTTTCAGGGGGACAACTGCAAAGAGTAACAATTGCTATGGCGATTTCTTGCAACCCTAGTGTTTTAATCGCTGATGAACCGACAACAGCCTTAGATGTCACAGTTCAGGCTACTATCCTCGATCTGTTGCGAGATCTTTGTCAAGAACGAGGCATGGCGTTGATTTTTATTACCCATGATTTGGGGGTAATTGCCGAATTAGTCGATTCTGTTGCCGTGATGTATCGTGGCAAGGTAGTAGAATCTGGAGATATTAAAACCGTCTTTACGAATCCTAGTCATCCCTATACTAGAGGCTTGTTGGCTTGTCGTCCTAGCTTGAAACGTCAGCTCAAGATTTTACCCACGGTGGCAGATTTTATGAATGAAGCTACCACTGAGTCTGGAGAAATTGAGATTAGCGAAAAACAAACAGATCTTGACCATAAGCTAAGTGAAGTTGTCACCGAAGCAGAACAGCAAGAAAGGCTAGATAAGCTACTTCAGCAACAGCCTATCATGACGGTTAAACAATTGCGTGTGGGTTTTCCCCAGAAGGGAATGTTTGGCACAACTAAAAAATATATGATGGCGGTAAATGATGTTTCTTTTGAGGTGTATCCAGGAGAAACCTTGGGCTTGGTGGGGGAGTCTGGCTGTGGTAAATCGACTTTAGCCAGAACCTTGTTACGGCTAATTCAACCCATGCAGGGAGATGTGATTTTTGATGGCGACAACATTACCAATTTATCTTTAAGAAGCCAAAAATTGCGATCGCTCCGTCGGCAAATGCAGATTGTCTTTCAAAACCCCTACAATTCTCTTAATCCTCGCATCAATATTGGCAAAGCGATCGCCGAACCTTTAGTCGTTCACAAGATCAAATGCGATCGCCAGAAGAAAGTCGCTGAATTGTTAGAGCGAGTTGGTTTAAACCCCAACATGAGAAACCGTTACCCTCACGAGTTTTCTGGTGGACAAAGACAACGGGTATGTATTGCTCGCGCCTTGGCTTTAGAACCTCAGTTTATTATCTGTGACGAGTCGGTTTCGGCTTTAGATGTTTCGGTACAGGCGCAGGTATTAAACCTTTTAAAGAAGCTCCAGGCAGAAATGGGATTGACCTACATCTTTATTTCCCACGATCTGAGCGTAGTTAAGTTTATGAGCGATCGCATTATTGTGATGAACCAGGGCAAGATTGAAGAGATTGATACCGCCGAAGAAATTTACCGCCATCCAAAAACAGACTATACGCGCAAATTAATTGAGTCTATTCCTACAGGGAACATAGCAAGTTGA
- the hrcA gene encoding heat-inducible transcriptional repressor HrcA — MAHQSKLSARYQNILKATIKHYIATAEPVASKTLAQEYDFNVSSATIRNIMGRLEEAGLLYQPHVSAGRVPSDSGYRTYVDHLLIPDDKINTMVQKLLQQELQLVRASFEALLQQSAKILAALSGYIALITFPQNQNSTLRHLQLVRVADNQVMLIVVTDSYQTQSILMESPILDKEADESIIDHELQLLSNFLDHELKGRSLTEIVTLDWAEIDRDFAQYAGFLGILLKQLKLALQTSYSSPIFIHGVAEFLRQPEFTQLQQVQTLLSLLEEQQEQLLPAIFTFPAIEDSLKRVSIKIGMENHLEPMRTCTLVSANYYRDDVAVGSVGILGPKRMLYENAIALVENTADYLSNPFQV; from the coding sequence ATGGCACATCAATCTAAACTGAGTGCAAGATATCAAAATATATTAAAAGCGACGATTAAACATTACATTGCCACAGCAGAGCCAGTAGCTTCTAAAACTTTGGCGCAAGAATATGACTTCAACGTCAGTTCGGCAACTATTCGTAATATCATGGGGCGTTTAGAGGAAGCAGGGCTACTTTACCAGCCTCATGTATCTGCGGGGAGAGTTCCTTCTGATTCAGGTTATCGTACCTACGTCGATCATTTGCTCATTCCCGACGACAAAATTAATACAATGGTGCAGAAATTGCTTCAGCAAGAGTTGCAGTTAGTAAGAGCCAGTTTTGAGGCTTTATTGCAGCAATCTGCCAAAATTCTCGCTGCCTTAAGTGGCTATATTGCTCTAATTACCTTTCCTCAAAACCAAAATAGTACTTTGCGCCATTTGCAGCTTGTACGGGTGGCTGACAATCAGGTTATGTTGATTGTGGTTACAGATTCCTATCAAACCCAATCAATCCTAATGGAATCTCCTATACTAGATAAAGAAGCAGATGAGTCAATTATTGACCATGAACTGCAATTATTGTCTAATTTTCTTGACCATGAACTAAAGGGACGTTCTTTAACAGAAATTGTTACTTTAGATTGGGCAGAAATAGACCGTGATTTTGCCCAATATGCAGGTTTTTTGGGTATATTGCTCAAGCAGCTTAAGCTGGCTTTGCAAACTAGCTACTCAAGTCCAATATTCATTCATGGTGTAGCCGAATTTTTGCGTCAGCCAGAGTTTACTCAGCTTCAGCAGGTGCAAACTCTTTTATCTTTATTAGAAGAACAACAAGAGCAGCTTTTGCCAGCTATTTTCACTTTTCCCGCAATCGAAGATTCCCTCAAGCGAGTGAGTATTAAAATTGGCATGGAAAATCATTTAGAACCCATGCGTACCTGCACTTTAGTTTCGGCTAACTACTATCGAGATGATGTAGCAGTGGGAAGCGTAGGTATTCTCGGTCCTAAGAGAATGCTATACGAAAATGCGATTGCCCTGGTAGAAAACACCGCCGATTATCTTTCTAATCCTTTTCAGGTTTAG
- a CDS encoding rhodanese-like domain-containing protein → MYYNLSISEIDVQQLALRLAQANQPLQLIDVRERSEADLAKIEGFDLYPLSEFEQWSEEMLTSLQPEAETIVLCHHGMRSAQLCQWLAIRGFSNIYNVMGGIDAYSLAIDSTVYRY, encoded by the coding sequence GTGTATTATAATTTATCCATATCTGAAATCGATGTTCAGCAATTGGCACTGCGTTTGGCACAAGCCAACCAACCATTACAATTGATTGATGTGAGAGAAAGGTCAGAGGCAGATTTGGCAAAGATTGAAGGATTTGATTTATATCCTTTGAGTGAATTTGAACAATGGTCAGAAGAAATGCTAACCAGCCTTCAGCCAGAAGCAGAAACTATAGTTCTGTGTCATCATGGAATGCGATCGGCTCAACTCTGTCAATGGCTAGCCATCAGAGGTTTTAGCAACATCTATAATGTAATGGGAGGTATAGATGCGTATTCACTTGCTATAGATTCGACTGTTTACCGCTACTGA
- a CDS encoding DUF3352 domain-containing protein, translated as MKFRSFFWVLITGAVVIFAIAIGSLGWIVTQSSINLAKGGVNSFPQAAMFMPRQAPAMVSLLTNPEKLYAWREVSLPLKNRISDRQQWHEWETSLLNKIGFDYQQDFKPWLGDEITFGITSLDYDRNSTNGTQPGYLLAAATRNTNLAQESLRNFYSQKSNVSTEQYKGANIISFQSSAKLKSNNTPWAGVVVGNFVLFANQPQILREAINQAQAVNLNLANTDYYQTALSQVKKPHVGVAYLNILGTSAWLDKSSALTKPSPEQVLSVSLAIARSGLAAETALIATDKPGTNPQTAQTFLDNPELQKIFASLPFDRRNFAYIDLQERTSLLEEQIPLYKVTKLAIQSLFPRLKAIAIQNLGNQEDVSISRTNLDLIFRK; from the coding sequence ATGAAATTTCGTTCTTTTTTTTGGGTTTTAATTACAGGAGCAGTGGTCATATTTGCGATCGCTATAGGTAGTTTGGGTTGGATTGTCACTCAAAGCTCAATCAATTTGGCAAAAGGTGGAGTTAATAGTTTTCCCCAGGCAGCAATGTTTATGCCCAGACAAGCTCCAGCAATGGTTTCATTATTAACCAATCCAGAAAAATTATATGCTTGGAGAGAAGTTTCTTTACCTTTAAAAAATCGGATTAGCGATCGCCAGCAATGGCATGAATGGGAAACAAGCTTGCTAAATAAAATCGGCTTTGATTACCAGCAAGATTTTAAACCTTGGTTAGGAGATGAAATTACTTTTGGGATTACTAGTTTAGATTATGACCGTAATTCTACTAACGGCACACAACCTGGATATCTTTTAGCAGCAGCAACCAGAAATACCAATTTAGCTCAAGAATCTTTACGCAACTTCTACAGTCAGAAAAGTAACGTTAGCACCGAGCAGTATAAAGGAGCGAATATTATCTCTTTTCAGTCATCTGCCAAGCTTAAATCTAATAATACCCCGTGGGCAGGCGTGGTGGTGGGTAATTTTGTCTTGTTTGCTAACCAGCCTCAAATACTTAGAGAAGCTATCAATCAAGCTCAAGCAGTTAACTTAAATTTAGCCAACACAGATTATTATCAAACGGCTTTAAGTCAAGTCAAAAAGCCCCATGTAGGAGTAGCTTATCTAAATATATTGGGGACATCAGCATGGCTAGATAAATCATCAGCATTAACTAAGCCTAGTCCCGAACAAGTATTGAGCGTATCTTTAGCGATCGCTCGATCGGGATTAGCAGCCGAAACTGCCTTGATTGCTACAGATAAGCCTGGTACAAATCCTCAGACAGCCCAAACCTTTTTAGACAACCCTGAATTACAAAAGATTTTTGCTTCTCTTCCCTTCGATCGGCGAAATTTTGCCTATATAGACTTGCAGGAGAGAACATCGCTGTTAGAAGAACAAATCCCACTCTATAAAGTAACCAAGCTGGCAATTCAATCCTTGTTTCCGCGTTTGAAAGCGATCGCCATTCAGAATTTAGGTAATCAAGAAGATGTGAGTATCAGTCGCACCAATCTTGATTTAATTTTTAGAAAGTGA
- a CDS encoding sensor histidine kinase, whose protein sequence is MNLLFQSTRRRLALWYTAVTAVLLLIFATGVYFYVRNTLVDRIDDTLKHVVEVVDRSLVIQPLAETTGRYGVNVDASFNQNVGSLEDDHIDLEWFNPQQNLLWSTFEQPIDYPLHPNRSGETVYLSGDRVLRQIVQKVELEHRVLGYLRVSHPWFEVTKPINQLTRDLIIGISLMILSVGGIGWFLSGIAIKPVQVSYSSLKQFTADASHELRNPIATIQTNVQMALAYPEAEPQLQQRQLQIIERLTQKLGRLVNDLLFLARADSGMAQLDWQTVPLDALLIDVIEEQRLAATQKGLFLCLRIVEPEIEAEFNEEDVFTVRGDWDYLSRLFTNLIANAIEHTEPSEESTEASVEVELALIKPIPKTIRVRESHRQYELQVKVTDNGKGIAESSLPYIFDRFYRGDPARSFQRHVDTPTGAGLGLAIAKAIVENHQGQITVESILEQGTTFTIILPQHTE, encoded by the coding sequence ATGAACTTACTATTTCAATCAACTCGTCGTCGTCTTGCCCTCTGGTATACGGCCGTCACGGCCGTTTTGCTGCTCATTTTTGCCACTGGAGTATATTTTTATGTCCGCAATACCTTAGTAGATCGCATAGACGACACTCTTAAACACGTTGTTGAGGTAGTAGATCGTTCTTTGGTTATTCAGCCATTAGCAGAAACCACAGGTAGATACGGAGTGAATGTTGATGCTAGCTTTAATCAAAATGTAGGTAGCCTAGAAGACGATCATATTGACTTAGAATGGTTCAATCCCCAACAAAATTTGCTTTGGTCTACTTTTGAGCAACCAATAGATTATCCTCTACATCCTAACCGCAGTGGGGAAACTGTTTATTTGAGTGGCGATCGCGTTCTGCGACAAATTGTTCAAAAAGTGGAGTTAGAACATCGTGTCTTAGGCTATTTACGGGTAAGCCATCCTTGGTTTGAGGTCACAAAACCGATTAACCAGCTAACTAGAGATCTGATTATTGGCATCAGCTTAATGATACTTTCTGTTGGTGGCATCGGCTGGTTTTTGTCGGGAATCGCAATCAAGCCTGTTCAAGTTTCTTATTCTAGCTTGAAACAGTTTACTGCTGATGCTTCCCATGAGTTACGCAATCCGATTGCCACGATTCAAACCAACGTCCAGATGGCATTAGCCTATCCTGAAGCTGAACCACAGCTACAGCAAAGGCAGTTGCAGATTATTGAACGCCTAACCCAAAAGCTAGGACGTTTGGTTAACGATCTCTTGTTTTTAGCTCGCGCCGATAGTGGTATGGCTCAGTTAGATTGGCAAACAGTACCTTTAGATGCTCTTTTGATTGATGTCATTGAAGAACAAAGGCTTGCTGCTACCCAAAAAGGCTTGTTTCTTTGCTTACGTATTGTTGAGCCTGAAATTGAAGCAGAATTTAATGAAGAAGACGTTTTTACTGTTAGGGGAGACTGGGACTATTTATCTCGCCTTTTTACTAACTTGATTGCTAATGCGATCGAACATACAGAACCGTCAGAAGAATCAACGGAAGCTTCGGTTGAAGTAGAGTTAGCGTTAATTAAACCTATCCCCAAAACTATCAGAGTTAGAGAATCTCATCGTCAATACGAGCTACAGGTAAAAGTTACAGACAATGGTAAAGGTATTGCTGAATCTTCTCTTCCCTATATCTTCGATCGCTTTTATCGTGGCGATCCTGCTCGCTCTTTTCAACGCCACGTTGACACACCTACAGGTGCGGGTTTAGGACTGGCGATCGCTAAAGCCATTGTCGAAAATCATCAAGGGCAAATTACGGTAGAGAGCATTCTAGAACAAGGTACGACCTTTACAATTATTCTTCCTCAACATACAGAATGA